From a region of the Maridesulfovibrio ferrireducens genome:
- a CDS encoding DUF1937 family protein: MPKLNPLKIYLACPYTSPKVLVSKFRYEMANVATKLILQSGHLVYSPISHSHGVKSAGNPIACSCWKRLNADFLDWADELWVLKLDGWEESQGVIEELATARCKNKQISYYDPEPVKRLLSSLKIEEQKVHDPFFSTLLNELPPVFSRIDLPQFIGTLFSVGYMSNLDSAGDGPEYRRVGGKIVYERELFVTWLENRCQEKRDRSFDFCKKKEENND; encoded by the coding sequence ATGCCAAAACTAAACCCCCTCAAGATTTATCTTGCATGCCCGTATACCAGTCCCAAGGTGCTGGTAAGTAAGTTCCGCTACGAAATGGCCAATGTAGCAACGAAGCTAATCCTTCAAAGTGGCCACCTTGTTTATTCTCCAATATCCCACTCCCATGGAGTAAAAAGCGCAGGAAATCCTATAGCCTGTAGCTGCTGGAAACGTCTTAATGCAGATTTCCTTGATTGGGCGGATGAGCTGTGGGTTCTAAAACTTGATGGCTGGGAAGAATCTCAAGGAGTAATAGAAGAACTTGCGACTGCACGTTGTAAGAATAAACAGATCTCGTATTATGACCCTGAACCAGTCAAAAGGCTCTTATCCTCTTTAAAGATCGAAGAACAAAAAGTTCACGATCCATTTTTCAGCACCCTACTAAATGAACTTCCTCCTGTTTTTTCGCGCATAGACTTACCCCAATTTATTGGAACTCTTTTCAGCGTTGGCTACATGTCAAATTTAGATTCAGCAGGAGACGGGCCAGAGTATAGAAGGGTTGGCGGTAAAATTGTTTACGAACGAGAATTATTTGTCACTTGGCTTGAAAACCGTTGCCAAGAAAAAAGGGATAGAAGCTTCGATTTTTGCAAAAAAAAGGAAGAGAACAATGACTGA
- a CDS encoding TrbC/VirB2 family protein: MFTVKKNNLLLLLALVLIILMPENVFASNSISEFDSPFEAVVGTITGPVGRWISIAAMGLTGVTFVQKKDEIQGGFRLLLGVVFGIAFIAFASSIVDGLFSFSGAVL, from the coding sequence ATGTTTACAGTGAAGAAAAATAACCTCCTCCTTTTACTGGCTTTGGTCTTGATAATCCTGATGCCTGAAAATGTTTTTGCGTCCAATTCCATCAGCGAATTCGACAGTCCTTTTGAGGCTGTTGTCGGAACGATTACCGGCCCAGTGGGGCGCTGGATATCAATAGCAGCCATGGGTCTCACAGGCGTAACCTTCGTGCAAAAAAAAGATGAAATTCAAGGAGGATTCAGACTGTTACTTGGAGTGGTATTCGGAATCGCATTCATAGCTTTCGCTTCATCAATTGTAGACGGCTTATTCAGTTTCAGCGGAGCGGTACTATGA
- a CDS encoding ArsA-related P-loop ATPase, whose protein sequence is MATIHMILQGKGGVGKSLIASIIAQHLLEDEKEVFCVDTDPVNATFAGYKRFNVTALDIMKEDDIDPRSFDKLSEMMAELPDNSHMVIDNGAATFVPLASYLAENEVFDLLKGRGHSIYLHSVITGGQALPDTLSGLNSLLNAFQDIPIYVWLNGYFGQISNEGKSFEEFKIYQNNIQRFAALIKLPQKKKETFGKDLENLLSSRLSFQEAIQGETPLMMKQRLHMMWREIRAELQQCGV, encoded by the coding sequence ATGGCGACTATTCACATGATTTTACAAGGCAAAGGCGGCGTAGGCAAAAGCCTCATTGCAAGCATTATTGCCCAGCACCTGCTTGAAGATGAAAAAGAAGTCTTCTGCGTAGATACAGATCCTGTCAATGCAACTTTCGCCGGCTACAAGAGATTCAATGTAACTGCTCTTGATATAATGAAAGAAGACGACATTGATCCTAGAAGCTTTGACAAGCTTTCAGAAATGATGGCTGAGCTTCCTGACAATTCTCATATGGTTATAGATAACGGTGCGGCCACTTTTGTTCCTCTGGCTAGTTACCTTGCTGAAAACGAAGTTTTCGACCTGCTTAAAGGCCGTGGCCATTCTATCTATCTTCACAGTGTCATCACCGGCGGACAGGCTCTTCCAGACACACTGAGCGGATTAAACTCATTACTCAATGCTTTCCAAGATATCCCTATTTACGTGTGGCTGAATGGTTATTTCGGTCAAATCAGCAACGAAGGTAAAAGCTTTGAAGAATTCAAAATATATCAAAACAACATTCAGCGTTTTGCTGCTCTCATAAAACTTCCGCAGAAGAAAAAAGAAACCTTCGGGAAAGACTTAGAAAATCTCCTTTCGTCCCGCCTGTCATTTCAGGAAGCCATTCAAGGTGAAACTCCGCTCATGATGAAACAGCGTCTGCATATGATGTGGCGTGAAATCAGAGCTGAACTCCAACAGTGCGGGGTTTAA
- a CDS encoding TraK family protein: protein MRVQVPLWVPRLNQGFTCNLTIACGPFFYAIFLICPTPVPPISNKTPFQTTATALTAALFSCVQRHISPSTYISFINKTKRSDMISKITPSKNGIGRVQYLSLKADIESNLIAGHTRIAIHNHYADQGKITFSYKRFCHYVNRYSSHCLQKKQGLKPSPILSAASLPAKINSSVQLEQSQKFSHEKNPSNEKIKDLT, encoded by the coding sequence GTGCGGGTTCAAGTCCCGCTCTGGGTACCACGGTTAAATCAAGGGTTTACATGCAATTTAACGATTGCTTGTGGACCCTTTTTTTATGCCATTTTTCTGATTTGTCCCACTCCTGTCCCACCTATTTCCAATAAAACACCTTTCCAAACAACTGCGACAGCCCTAACTGCCGCACTCTTTTCGTGCGTTCAACGACACATTTCACCATCTACATACATTTCTTTCATTAATAAAACAAAGAGAAGCGACATGATCTCTAAGATAACTCCTTCCAAGAACGGCATAGGACGAGTTCAATATCTAAGCCTTAAAGCAGATATAGAATCAAACCTTATCGCTGGACATACACGGATTGCAATCCACAATCACTATGCCGACCAAGGTAAAATAACCTTCAGCTATAAAAGATTCTGCCACTATGTGAATCGTTACAGCTCCCACTGCCTGCAAAAAAAACAAGGTTTAAAACCTTCTCCAATTTTATCAGCCGCGTCACTTCCAGCGAAGATAAATAGCTCTGTTCAATTAGAACAAAGCCAAAAATTTTCGCATGAAAAAAATCCTTCAAACGAAAAAATTAAAGATCTCACATAA
- the trbJ gene encoding P-type conjugative transfer protein TrbJ codes for MKLLIANILLLLLLTATPASAMVVTCTNCSDRFLQALERATNIEQLQSLYKTYAEEMMQTQQQIMMVQQNIKQYTNMIKNTIRLPFAIKNSVIRDFKRLANISKNLVSTVGDLEVLDGVYEAQFPSFKSAKQLTNLPNEELNPKYKKYWSQWSARVDEATKATFKLSGQQLKDLGESEEFDSQIEDLLSSPDGRMQALEAANQLASIQIQEIRKLRALLAVQAQNKALINEKAEKDEQILRHDQDKFFNTNFKDIRMEDAGPEPLGF; via the coding sequence ATGAAATTACTAATAGCGAATATTCTTCTTTTGCTTTTGCTCACAGCGACTCCAGCGTCTGCAATGGTCGTTACCTGCACAAATTGTAGTGACAGATTTTTACAAGCTCTGGAACGAGCCACAAATATTGAACAGCTCCAATCACTTTATAAAACTTATGCTGAAGAGATGATGCAGACTCAGCAGCAAATCATGATGGTACAGCAAAATATCAAGCAATATACCAACATGATCAAGAACACTATTCGTCTGCCATTTGCCATTAAAAATAGTGTCATAAGAGATTTCAAACGACTGGCTAATATTTCCAAGAATTTGGTTAGCACTGTCGGTGACCTTGAAGTTTTAGATGGAGTCTACGAAGCGCAATTTCCAAGCTTCAAATCTGCAAAACAACTCACAAATCTTCCGAATGAGGAACTAAATCCCAAATATAAGAAGTATTGGTCACAATGGTCTGCAAGAGTTGATGAAGCAACAAAAGCAACTTTTAAATTATCAGGACAGCAACTGAAAGACCTCGGTGAATCCGAAGAATTTGACTCACAAATTGAAGATCTTCTGAGTTCTCCTGATGGGCGTATGCAAGCCCTTGAAGCGGCAAACCAACTTGCCAGTATTCAGATACAGGAAATCAGGAAATTAAGAGCTCTTTTAGCTGTCCAAGCACAAAATAAAGCTCTCATTAATGAAAAGGCTGAGAAGGACGAACAAATTCTGAGACACGATCAGGATAAGTTCTTTAATACAAACTTTAAGGACATCCGCATGGAAGATGCGGGCCCTGAACCTCTCGGTTTTTAG
- the trbB gene encoding P-type conjugative transfer ATPase TrbB gives MEDRLVNNLLHNMGQSIISALKDENVVEIMVNPDGKLWVEKLGEEMKVVGEIPEVRTTMIISLVASALKTTVTADNPIIEGELPKASPLNGSRFEGIFPPIVEAASFTIRKKASRVFPLEDYVQNGVMTLDAMNSIKKAIADKRNIVVVGGTGSGKTTLVNGIIKAISIISPYDRLVIIEDTSELQSHSHNTISLRSSDHTSIQNLVRATMRLRPDRILVGEVRGGEALDLLKSWNTGHPGGVATVHANSAAEGLLRIEQLILEASTSPMPNLIGSAVDFLIYIRRTKTGRIVSEIATVSSYDSHNHKYNLEYVYSEEK, from the coding sequence ATGGAAGATCGTCTTGTAAACAACCTGCTCCACAATATGGGGCAGAGCATCATATCAGCTCTTAAAGATGAGAATGTTGTCGAAATCATGGTTAACCCTGACGGCAAACTTTGGGTCGAAAAGCTCGGCGAAGAAATGAAGGTTGTCGGCGAGATACCTGAGGTTCGGACAACCATGATCATATCACTGGTTGCCAGCGCACTTAAAACAACCGTGACCGCTGACAACCCTATAATTGAAGGGGAACTTCCTAAAGCATCACCCCTTAACGGTAGCCGATTCGAAGGGATTTTCCCTCCAATTGTAGAGGCTGCTTCTTTTACTATTCGTAAAAAAGCAAGCCGTGTTTTTCCGCTTGAAGATTATGTCCAAAATGGGGTCATGACACTTGATGCAATGAACTCCATTAAAAAAGCCATTGCCGACAAAAGAAACATTGTAGTTGTCGGCGGCACAGGCTCTGGAAAAACAACGCTAGTAAATGGAATCATAAAAGCCATTTCCATAATTTCTCCATATGACCGACTTGTCATAATCGAAGACACTTCTGAATTGCAAAGTCATTCACATAACACAATATCTCTACGTTCTTCAGATCATACCTCCATCCAAAACTTGGTTCGGGCGACCATGAGACTTCGCCCGGACCGGATACTCGTTGGGGAAGTAAGAGGTGGAGAAGCTCTTGATTTACTCAAATCTTGGAACACAGGACATCCCGGCGGAGTTGCAACAGTTCATGCAAATTCTGCGGCTGAAGGATTGCTCCGAATTGAACAACTAATATTAGAAGCAAGCACTTCCCCTATGCCTAATCTGATCGGATCAGCTGTGGACTTTTTGATTTACATCCGCCGCACCAAAACAGGCCGGATTGTTTCAGAAATAGCCACGGTTTCAAGCTATGACTCTCATAACCATAAATACAATTTGGAGTATGTTTACAGTGAAGAAAAATAA
- the trbD gene encoding conjugal transfer protein TrbD, which yields MRVVPIHRSLHKPSMVMGAERELVMFSALISILVGIGGFTLLSALAGLIFWMVTIFILRQMAKSDPQMSKVWWKHHKQQDYYSARATPWRN from the coding sequence ATGAGAGTAGTCCCTATACACAGATCGCTTCACAAACCTTCGATGGTAATGGGTGCAGAGCGAGAACTGGTTATGTTCTCAGCTCTAATTTCAATACTTGTCGGGATAGGTGGTTTTACTCTTCTATCAGCCTTAGCAGGACTGATTTTTTGGATGGTGACCATCTTCATACTTAGACAAATGGCCAAGTCAGATCCGCAAATGTCTAAAGTCTGGTGGAAGCACCATAAACAGCAGGATTACTATTCTGCCCGCGCAACTCCGTGGCGTAATTAA
- a CDS encoding conjugal transfer protein TrbE (type IV secretion system ATPase VirB4 family), with protein MISLKDYRNTAKGLPDLLPYAAMIGNGVLLCKDGSLLAGWKFRSQDTASSTPDELATVSSRVNNALKALESGWMLHVEAVRSPAREYPHPGSSFFPDEVTAMIEDERRDIFQSAGTFYATETYIIVTYKPEFAAQKLSELAYTNAVASTPFEKALSKFLTVLRELEDSLSLSMYLDRLKDESFEDEYGNLKNSSSLLALLNKCITGEDHTVLLPSTPMYLDALLGGQDLIGGLQPAIGNKLIKVISIDGLPQESWPSMLSCFESLSIEYRFSSRFICMDQFESLKELEKYRKTWRQQVFKFWDSMFNNPNARANRDALSMAEDSEEAIEEIQSGFVGAGFYTACIILLGVDLQELEDNTRELRRMIQSRGFSCRIESINALDAWLGTHPGNSTANVRRPIINTMNLADLLPLATIWAGREHNPSPRFPPSSPPLMFCATDGSTPFRLNLHVDDLGHTLVFGPTGAGKSTLLGIIAAQFRRYPKATVFAFDKGKSMLPLCKGVGGSHYEIAGEDSTLAFAPLQNIDSDAEQSWATEYIENLVTLQGLTVLPAHRNAIHVAMSRIRENPSNIRSLTDFYHSLQNEELKEAIKHYTREGSMGVLLDASSDDLGISNFMVFEIDEIMNLGDKNLIPVLLYLFHRIEKALTGQPALLILDEAWIMLGHKVFKEKIREWLKVLRKANCAVVLATQSLSDAVRSGILDVLVESCPTKIFLPNPSAIQEDQFKLYNGLGLNGRQIHIIASSIPKRDYYIVSPEGRRLIDLALGPIALSFVGSADKISLSRIKELSSKNSENWPVKWIEERQGDFR; from the coding sequence ATGATTTCTCTTAAAGATTACCGCAATACGGCTAAAGGTTTACCGGACTTGCTTCCATATGCAGCAATGATCGGAAACGGTGTTTTGCTTTGCAAAGACGGTTCATTGCTTGCTGGCTGGAAGTTCAGGTCACAGGACACGGCATCAAGCACTCCTGACGAACTCGCAACGGTCAGCAGCAGAGTGAACAACGCTCTTAAAGCCTTGGAATCAGGATGGATGCTTCATGTAGAAGCTGTGCGTTCTCCGGCCCGTGAATATCCGCATCCGGGTTCCAGCTTTTTCCCTGACGAAGTAACAGCAATGATTGAAGATGAACGGCGAGATATTTTCCAGTCTGCCGGAACTTTTTACGCCACTGAGACATATATCATTGTCACCTATAAGCCAGAATTCGCAGCACAAAAGCTGAGTGAGTTGGCATATACCAATGCAGTCGCAAGCACCCCTTTTGAAAAAGCACTTAGCAAATTTCTGACAGTTCTAAGGGAACTTGAAGATTCCCTTTCCCTTTCAATGTACCTCGACCGGCTTAAGGACGAATCCTTTGAAGATGAATATGGAAATCTCAAAAATAGTTCCTCATTATTAGCCCTTCTGAATAAATGCATAACCGGCGAGGACCATACTGTTCTGCTTCCGAGCACACCAATGTATCTCGATGCTCTGCTTGGCGGGCAAGACCTTATTGGAGGACTTCAACCGGCTATCGGGAATAAACTTATAAAGGTCATATCAATTGATGGATTACCACAGGAAAGTTGGCCATCAATGCTTTCGTGTTTTGAAAGCCTATCCATTGAATACAGATTTTCAAGCAGATTTATCTGCATGGATCAATTCGAATCTCTCAAAGAACTAGAAAAATATAGAAAAACATGGAGACAGCAAGTTTTCAAGTTTTGGGATTCAATGTTCAACAATCCCAATGCAAGGGCTAATCGGGACGCTCTTTCTATGGCCGAAGATTCAGAAGAAGCCATAGAAGAGATTCAATCCGGATTTGTCGGTGCAGGGTTTTATACAGCATGCATAATTTTGCTTGGAGTAGACCTTCAAGAGCTTGAGGACAACACTAGAGAACTTCGACGCATGATTCAAAGCCGAGGTTTTTCCTGTCGAATCGAATCCATAAACGCCTTGGACGCATGGCTCGGAACTCACCCCGGCAACTCTACAGCCAATGTTCGCAGACCGATCATTAACACTATGAATCTAGCCGATCTTTTGCCTTTGGCAACTATATGGGCTGGCAGAGAACATAATCCTTCACCAAGGTTTCCACCGTCATCCCCGCCTCTAATGTTCTGCGCAACAGATGGCTCAACACCATTCAGGTTAAATCTTCATGTGGATGATCTTGGCCATACTCTTGTCTTCGGTCCGACCGGAGCAGGTAAATCGACTCTTCTCGGAATTATAGCGGCTCAATTCAGACGCTACCCTAAAGCCACAGTGTTTGCTTTTGATAAAGGCAAGTCCATGTTGCCTCTCTGTAAGGGCGTTGGAGGATCACATTATGAAATAGCTGGTGAAGATTCAACTCTGGCTTTTGCTCCATTGCAAAACATTGATTCGGATGCAGAACAAAGCTGGGCCACAGAATACATTGAAAATCTAGTCACTTTACAGGGTCTGACGGTTCTTCCTGCTCACCGTAATGCAATCCATGTCGCCATGAGCAGAATACGTGAGAACCCGTCAAACATTAGGTCTTTGACTGATTTTTATCACAGCCTTCAAAATGAAGAATTAAAGGAAGCTATCAAGCATTACACAAGAGAAGGTTCAATGGGGGTCTTACTTGATGCTTCTTCGGATGATCTTGGAATATCTAATTTCATGGTGTTTGAAATTGATGAAATAATGAACCTTGGTGACAAAAATTTAATCCCCGTTCTTCTCTATCTTTTCCACCGCATAGAAAAAGCTCTCACCGGACAACCCGCTCTTTTAATTCTTGATGAAGCGTGGATCATGCTTGGTCACAAAGTATTCAAAGAAAAGATCAGAGAATGGCTCAAGGTTTTACGCAAAGCCAACTGTGCAGTTGTGCTTGCCACACAGTCTTTATCTGATGCTGTAAGATCTGGAATTTTGGATGTTCTTGTGGAGTCCTGCCCTACAAAAATATTCCTGCCGAACCCGTCTGCAATTCAGGAAGATCAATTCAAATTATACAATGGGCTGGGTCTAAACGGTCGTCAAATTCATATCATCGCCTCCTCCATACCTAAGAGAGATTACTACATTGTTTCCCCTGAGGGACGCAGATTGATTGATCTTGCGCTCGGCCCTATAGCTCTCTCCTTTGTGGGGTCTGCTGATAAAATAAGCCTTTCGCGCATTAAAGAACTCTCATCAAAGAATAGTGAGAATTGGCCGGTAAAATGGATTGAAGAAAGACAAGGAGATTTTAGATGA